From Triticum urartu cultivar G1812 chromosome 2, Tu2.1, whole genome shotgun sequence, a single genomic window includes:
- the LOC125540204 gene encoding G-type lectin S-receptor-like serine/threonine-protein kinase B120 isoform X2: MLLWSAQTVYFALLSQAYVKESLSSMTLRVIFTLLLLVCFCESDDRLTPAKPLLPGDKLISNNGIFALGFFSLDPENSTAANSYVGIWYHDIPERTYVWVANRDNPIGSGLSGELVLTNTSDLVLSDSEGHILWRTTNNVTSGGDGAMALLLEAGNFVVQLQNFTQIWQSYDHPTDTILPSFKLWANYKTHTAVRLVAWKGPLDPSPGKFLLSRDPGTGLQILTLRGTSKYWRSGLWNGAQASDKNGYMWSQNVDDGETIYSTYNTGNSSARRSHWKLDYNGDLMLRIWTGRSWVPLFKRPDDGCRHYGSCGPFGYCDMFDKISGECKCLDGFRPADGFSANPSRGCVRKENLTCRGDHFLTLPEMKVPDKFVYVRNRSFEECTAECERDCSCTAYAYTNLSSIVATGGPSRCLIWTGELVDSEKAGMLGGNLYIRLAGSPEHSSAVNTTKSGVSVVFKIALPVITFLLTLTCIYLVCICKQKGIQVNKETLKKPALKHLSTSQEVWDQNLEFQSIMFEDIAAATNSFHDTNVLGKGGFGKVYKGILEDGKEVAVKRLSKGSDQGIEHFRNEVVLIAKLQHKNLVRLLGCCIHEDEKLLIYEYLPNKSLDQFLFDIARKFMLDWPKRFNIIKGVARGLMYLHQDSRTTIIHRDLKPSNILLDVEMNPKISDFGMARIFGGNEQQESTRRVVGTYGYMSPEYAMEGIFSVKSDTYSFGILLLEIAWNLWADGKVEDFVDPAVTESYSLDEVSKCIHVGLLCVQDSSGARPHMSSVVSMLDSEAMPRAAPRQPMYFAQINYETSDATEDLKNSANGVSLMALEGR, encoded by the exons ATCTGATGACCGCCTCACACCCGCGAAGCCACTCTTGCCGGGCGACAAGCTCATCTCAAACAATGGCATCTTCGCTCTAGGCTTCTTCTCCCTGGACCCGGAGAACTCCACCGCCGCAAACTCATATGTAGGCATATGGTACCACGACATCCCGGAGAGGACATATGTGTGGGTGGCCAACCGTGACAATCCTATCGGCAGCGGTTTGTCTGGGGAGCTGGTTCTCACCAACACCTCTGATCTTGTCTTGTCAGACTCAGAAGGCCACATCCTCTGGAGGACGACGAACAACGTCACCTCCGGGGGTGATGGTGCCATGGCGCTGCTGCTGGAGGCGGGGAACTTTGTCGTCCAGTTGCAGAATTTCACGCAGATATGGCAGAGCTATGATCACCCGACCGACACCATCCTCCCCAGCTTCAAGTTGTGGGCAAACTACAAGACCCACACAGCAGTGCGTCTCGTTGCTTGGAAAGGTCCTCTGGATCCGTCCCCCGGGAAATTCTTGCTCAGCCGTGACCCCGGCACAGGCCTCCAGATCCTCACCTTGCGCGGGACTAGCAAGTACTGGCGCAGCGGGTTGTGGAACGGTGCACAAGCCTCGGACAAGAACGGATACATGTGGTCCCAGAACGTCGATGACGGGGAGACCATCTACTCGACGTACAACACGGGTAACAGCTCTGCCCGGAGATCGCACTGGAAGCTGGACTACAATGGCGACTTGATGCTCAGGATCTGGACTGGCCGGTCATGGGTGCCTCTGTTCAAGCGCCCGGATGATGGCTGCCGCCACTATGGCTCGTGTGGTCCGTTCGGCTACTGCGACATGTTTGACAAGATCAGCGGCGAGTGCAAGTGCCTCGATGGGTTCAGGCCGGCAGACGGCTTCAGCGCCAACCCCTCCCGAGGATGCGTGAGAAAGGAAAACCTGACATGCCGCGGCGACCATTTCTTGACTTTGCCGGAGATGAAGGTGCCTGACAAGTTTGTGTATGTGAGGAACAGAAGCTTCGAGGAGTGCACTGCTGAGTGTGAGCGTGACTGCTCCTGCACTGCGTACGCTTACACCAACCTGAGCAGCATCGTCGCAACTGGTGGCCCATCAAGATGCTTGATCTGGACAGGGGAGCTTGTTGACTCTGAGAAGGCCGGTATGCTTGGTGGCAACCTCTACATTCGGCTTGCTGGCTCTCCTG AACACAGTTCTGCAGTAAACACCACGAAGAGCGGTGTCAGTGTGGTATTCAAGATCGCACTTCCAGTTATAACATTCCTGCTGACACTCACATGCATATATCTCGTCTGCATATGCAAGCAAAAAG GGATACAAGTAAACAAGGAAACCCTGAAAAAACCGGCCCTGAAACACCTGAGCACTTCGCAAGAAGTTTGGGATCAAAATTTAGAATTCCAGTCTATTATGTTCGAAGACATTGCTGCTGCAACAAACAGTTTCCATGACACAAACGTACTTGGAAAAGGAGGTTTTGGCAAAGTCTATAAg GGAATACTAGAAGATGGAAAGGAAGTTGCTGTTAAAAGGCTTAGCAAGGGTTCTGATCAGGGGATAGAGCATTTTAGAAATGAAGTGGTTCTTATTGCCAAATTGCAGCACAAGAATCTAGTTAGACTTCTTGGCTGTTGTATTCATGAGGATGAGAAGTTGCTTATTTATGAATACTTACCCAACAAAAGCCTGGACCAGTTTCTTTTTG ATATTGCAAGGAAATTTATGCTTGATTGGCCAAAGAGGTTCAACATAATCAAAGGGGTAGCTAGAGGACTTATGTATCTCCACCAAGATTCGAGAACGACTATAATCCATAGAGACCTCAAGCCAAGCAACATCCTGCTAGACGTGGAGATGAACCCCAAAATATCAGATTTTGGAATGGCAAGGATCTTTGGGGGCAACGAACAACAAGAAAGTACCAGACGAGTTGTTGGCACGTA CGGGTACATGTCGCCTGAGTATGCGATGGAGGGCATTTTTTCCGTCAAGTCGGACACCTACAGCTTTGGTATTTTGCTACTAGAGATT GCATGGAACTTGTGGGCAGATGGCAAAGTGGAGGATTTCGTGGACCCAGCCGTCACGGAGAGCTACTCGCTTGATGAAGTGTCCAAGTGCATCCATGTTGGGCTCTTGTGTGTCCAGGACAGCTCCGGTGCTAGGCCTCACATGTCATCCGTTGTGTCCATGCTCGACAGTGAAGCCATGCCTCGCGCAGCGCCGAGGCAACCTATGTATTTCGCGCAGATAAATTACGAAACCAGTGATGCGACAGAAGACCTGAAAAACTCTGCCAATGGCGTGAGCCTTATGGCACTAGAAGGACGATAA
- the LOC125540204 gene encoding G-type lectin S-receptor-like serine/threonine-protein kinase B120 isoform X1 translates to MLLWSAQTVYFALLSQAYVKESLSSMTLRVIFTLLLLVCFCESDDRLTPAKPLLPGDKLISNNGIFALGFFSLDPENSTAANSYVGIWYHDIPERTYVWVANRDNPIGSGLSGELVLTNTSDLVLSDSEGHILWRTTNNVTSGGDGAMALLLEAGNFVVQLQNFTQIWQSYDHPTDTILPSFKLWANYKTHTAVRLVAWKGPLDPSPGKFLLSRDPGTGLQILTLRGTSKYWRSGLWNGAQASDKNGYMWSQNVDDGETIYSTYNTGNSSARRSHWKLDYNGDLMLRIWTGRSWVPLFKRPDDGCRHYGSCGPFGYCDMFDKISGECKCLDGFRPADGFSANPSRGCVRKENLTCRGDHFLTLPEMKVPDKFVYVRNRSFEECTAECERDCSCTAYAYTNLSSIVATGGPSRCLIWTGELVDSEKAGMLGGNLYIRLAGSPEHSSAVNTTKSGVSVVFKIALPVITFLLTLTCIYLVCICKQKGIQVNKETLKKPALKHLSTSQEVWDQNLEFQSIMFEDIAAATNSFHDTNVLGKGGFGKVYKGILEDGKEVAVKRLSKGSDQGIEHFRNEVVLIAKLQHKNLVRLLGCCIHEDEKLLIYEYLPNKSLDQFLFDIARKFMLDWPKRFNIIKGVARGLMYLHQDSRTTIIHRDLKPSNILLDVEMNPKISDFGMARIFGGNEQQESTRRVVGTYGYMSPEYAMEGIFSVKSDTYSFGILLLEIVSGLKISSPHHLVMDFSNLISFAWNLWADGKVEDFVDPAVTESYSLDEVSKCIHVGLLCVQDSSGARPHMSSVVSMLDSEAMPRAAPRQPMYFAQINYETSDATEDLKNSANGVSLMALEGR, encoded by the exons ATCTGATGACCGCCTCACACCCGCGAAGCCACTCTTGCCGGGCGACAAGCTCATCTCAAACAATGGCATCTTCGCTCTAGGCTTCTTCTCCCTGGACCCGGAGAACTCCACCGCCGCAAACTCATATGTAGGCATATGGTACCACGACATCCCGGAGAGGACATATGTGTGGGTGGCCAACCGTGACAATCCTATCGGCAGCGGTTTGTCTGGGGAGCTGGTTCTCACCAACACCTCTGATCTTGTCTTGTCAGACTCAGAAGGCCACATCCTCTGGAGGACGACGAACAACGTCACCTCCGGGGGTGATGGTGCCATGGCGCTGCTGCTGGAGGCGGGGAACTTTGTCGTCCAGTTGCAGAATTTCACGCAGATATGGCAGAGCTATGATCACCCGACCGACACCATCCTCCCCAGCTTCAAGTTGTGGGCAAACTACAAGACCCACACAGCAGTGCGTCTCGTTGCTTGGAAAGGTCCTCTGGATCCGTCCCCCGGGAAATTCTTGCTCAGCCGTGACCCCGGCACAGGCCTCCAGATCCTCACCTTGCGCGGGACTAGCAAGTACTGGCGCAGCGGGTTGTGGAACGGTGCACAAGCCTCGGACAAGAACGGATACATGTGGTCCCAGAACGTCGATGACGGGGAGACCATCTACTCGACGTACAACACGGGTAACAGCTCTGCCCGGAGATCGCACTGGAAGCTGGACTACAATGGCGACTTGATGCTCAGGATCTGGACTGGCCGGTCATGGGTGCCTCTGTTCAAGCGCCCGGATGATGGCTGCCGCCACTATGGCTCGTGTGGTCCGTTCGGCTACTGCGACATGTTTGACAAGATCAGCGGCGAGTGCAAGTGCCTCGATGGGTTCAGGCCGGCAGACGGCTTCAGCGCCAACCCCTCCCGAGGATGCGTGAGAAAGGAAAACCTGACATGCCGCGGCGACCATTTCTTGACTTTGCCGGAGATGAAGGTGCCTGACAAGTTTGTGTATGTGAGGAACAGAAGCTTCGAGGAGTGCACTGCTGAGTGTGAGCGTGACTGCTCCTGCACTGCGTACGCTTACACCAACCTGAGCAGCATCGTCGCAACTGGTGGCCCATCAAGATGCTTGATCTGGACAGGGGAGCTTGTTGACTCTGAGAAGGCCGGTATGCTTGGTGGCAACCTCTACATTCGGCTTGCTGGCTCTCCTG AACACAGTTCTGCAGTAAACACCACGAAGAGCGGTGTCAGTGTGGTATTCAAGATCGCACTTCCAGTTATAACATTCCTGCTGACACTCACATGCATATATCTCGTCTGCATATGCAAGCAAAAAG GGATACAAGTAAACAAGGAAACCCTGAAAAAACCGGCCCTGAAACACCTGAGCACTTCGCAAGAAGTTTGGGATCAAAATTTAGAATTCCAGTCTATTATGTTCGAAGACATTGCTGCTGCAACAAACAGTTTCCATGACACAAACGTACTTGGAAAAGGAGGTTTTGGCAAAGTCTATAAg GGAATACTAGAAGATGGAAAGGAAGTTGCTGTTAAAAGGCTTAGCAAGGGTTCTGATCAGGGGATAGAGCATTTTAGAAATGAAGTGGTTCTTATTGCCAAATTGCAGCACAAGAATCTAGTTAGACTTCTTGGCTGTTGTATTCATGAGGATGAGAAGTTGCTTATTTATGAATACTTACCCAACAAAAGCCTGGACCAGTTTCTTTTTG ATATTGCAAGGAAATTTATGCTTGATTGGCCAAAGAGGTTCAACATAATCAAAGGGGTAGCTAGAGGACTTATGTATCTCCACCAAGATTCGAGAACGACTATAATCCATAGAGACCTCAAGCCAAGCAACATCCTGCTAGACGTGGAGATGAACCCCAAAATATCAGATTTTGGAATGGCAAGGATCTTTGGGGGCAACGAACAACAAGAAAGTACCAGACGAGTTGTTGGCACGTA CGGGTACATGTCGCCTGAGTATGCGATGGAGGGCATTTTTTCCGTCAAGTCGGACACCTACAGCTTTGGTATTTTGCTACTAGAGATTGTAAGTGGATTAAAGATCAGTTCACCACATCATCTTGTGATGGACTTTTCAAATCTCATATCATTT GCATGGAACTTGTGGGCAGATGGCAAAGTGGAGGATTTCGTGGACCCAGCCGTCACGGAGAGCTACTCGCTTGATGAAGTGTCCAAGTGCATCCATGTTGGGCTCTTGTGTGTCCAGGACAGCTCCGGTGCTAGGCCTCACATGTCATCCGTTGTGTCCATGCTCGACAGTGAAGCCATGCCTCGCGCAGCGCCGAGGCAACCTATGTATTTCGCGCAGATAAATTACGAAACCAGTGATGCGACAGAAGACCTGAAAAACTCTGCCAATGGCGTGAGCCTTATGGCACTAGAAGGACGATAA
- the LOC125540204 gene encoding G-type lectin S-receptor-like serine/threonine-protein kinase B120 isoform X3 — protein MALLLEAGNFVVQLQNFTQIWQSYDHPTDTILPSFKLWANYKTHTAVRLVAWKGPLDPSPGKFLLSRDPGTGLQILTLRGTSKYWRSGLWNGAQASDKNGYMWSQNVDDGETIYSTYNTGNSSARRSHWKLDYNGDLMLRIWTGRSWVPLFKRPDDGCRHYGSCGPFGYCDMFDKISGECKCLDGFRPADGFSANPSRGCVRKENLTCRGDHFLTLPEMKVPDKFVYVRNRSFEECTAECERDCSCTAYAYTNLSSIVATGGPSRCLIWTGELVDSEKAGMLGGNLYIRLAGSPEHSSAVNTTKSGVSVVFKIALPVITFLLTLTCIYLVCICKQKGIQVNKETLKKPALKHLSTSQEVWDQNLEFQSIMFEDIAAATNSFHDTNVLGKGGFGKVYKGILEDGKEVAVKRLSKGSDQGIEHFRNEVVLIAKLQHKNLVRLLGCCIHEDEKLLIYEYLPNKSLDQFLFDIARKFMLDWPKRFNIIKGVARGLMYLHQDSRTTIIHRDLKPSNILLDVEMNPKISDFGMARIFGGNEQQESTRRVVGTYGYMSPEYAMEGIFSVKSDTYSFGILLLEIVSGLKISSPHHLVMDFSNLISFAWNLWADGKVEDFVDPAVTESYSLDEVSKCIHVGLLCVQDSSGARPHMSSVVSMLDSEAMPRAAPRQPMYFAQINYETSDATEDLKNSANGVSLMALEGR, from the exons ATGGCGCTGCTGCTGGAGGCGGGGAACTTTGTCGTCCAGTTGCAGAATTTCACGCAGATATGGCAGAGCTATGATCACCCGACCGACACCATCCTCCCCAGCTTCAAGTTGTGGGCAAACTACAAGACCCACACAGCAGTGCGTCTCGTTGCTTGGAAAGGTCCTCTGGATCCGTCCCCCGGGAAATTCTTGCTCAGCCGTGACCCCGGCACAGGCCTCCAGATCCTCACCTTGCGCGGGACTAGCAAGTACTGGCGCAGCGGGTTGTGGAACGGTGCACAAGCCTCGGACAAGAACGGATACATGTGGTCCCAGAACGTCGATGACGGGGAGACCATCTACTCGACGTACAACACGGGTAACAGCTCTGCCCGGAGATCGCACTGGAAGCTGGACTACAATGGCGACTTGATGCTCAGGATCTGGACTGGCCGGTCATGGGTGCCTCTGTTCAAGCGCCCGGATGATGGCTGCCGCCACTATGGCTCGTGTGGTCCGTTCGGCTACTGCGACATGTTTGACAAGATCAGCGGCGAGTGCAAGTGCCTCGATGGGTTCAGGCCGGCAGACGGCTTCAGCGCCAACCCCTCCCGAGGATGCGTGAGAAAGGAAAACCTGACATGCCGCGGCGACCATTTCTTGACTTTGCCGGAGATGAAGGTGCCTGACAAGTTTGTGTATGTGAGGAACAGAAGCTTCGAGGAGTGCACTGCTGAGTGTGAGCGTGACTGCTCCTGCACTGCGTACGCTTACACCAACCTGAGCAGCATCGTCGCAACTGGTGGCCCATCAAGATGCTTGATCTGGACAGGGGAGCTTGTTGACTCTGAGAAGGCCGGTATGCTTGGTGGCAACCTCTACATTCGGCTTGCTGGCTCTCCTG AACACAGTTCTGCAGTAAACACCACGAAGAGCGGTGTCAGTGTGGTATTCAAGATCGCACTTCCAGTTATAACATTCCTGCTGACACTCACATGCATATATCTCGTCTGCATATGCAAGCAAAAAG GGATACAAGTAAACAAGGAAACCCTGAAAAAACCGGCCCTGAAACACCTGAGCACTTCGCAAGAAGTTTGGGATCAAAATTTAGAATTCCAGTCTATTATGTTCGAAGACATTGCTGCTGCAACAAACAGTTTCCATGACACAAACGTACTTGGAAAAGGAGGTTTTGGCAAAGTCTATAAg GGAATACTAGAAGATGGAAAGGAAGTTGCTGTTAAAAGGCTTAGCAAGGGTTCTGATCAGGGGATAGAGCATTTTAGAAATGAAGTGGTTCTTATTGCCAAATTGCAGCACAAGAATCTAGTTAGACTTCTTGGCTGTTGTATTCATGAGGATGAGAAGTTGCTTATTTATGAATACTTACCCAACAAAAGCCTGGACCAGTTTCTTTTTG ATATTGCAAGGAAATTTATGCTTGATTGGCCAAAGAGGTTCAACATAATCAAAGGGGTAGCTAGAGGACTTATGTATCTCCACCAAGATTCGAGAACGACTATAATCCATAGAGACCTCAAGCCAAGCAACATCCTGCTAGACGTGGAGATGAACCCCAAAATATCAGATTTTGGAATGGCAAGGATCTTTGGGGGCAACGAACAACAAGAAAGTACCAGACGAGTTGTTGGCACGTA CGGGTACATGTCGCCTGAGTATGCGATGGAGGGCATTTTTTCCGTCAAGTCGGACACCTACAGCTTTGGTATTTTGCTACTAGAGATTGTAAGTGGATTAAAGATCAGTTCACCACATCATCTTGTGATGGACTTTTCAAATCTCATATCATTT GCATGGAACTTGTGGGCAGATGGCAAAGTGGAGGATTTCGTGGACCCAGCCGTCACGGAGAGCTACTCGCTTGATGAAGTGTCCAAGTGCATCCATGTTGGGCTCTTGTGTGTCCAGGACAGCTCCGGTGCTAGGCCTCACATGTCATCCGTTGTGTCCATGCTCGACAGTGAAGCCATGCCTCGCGCAGCGCCGAGGCAACCTATGTATTTCGCGCAGATAAATTACGAAACCAGTGATGCGACAGAAGACCTGAAAAACTCTGCCAATGGCGTGAGCCTTATGGCACTAGAAGGACGATAA